A single genomic interval of Burkholderia cepacia ATCC 25416 harbors:
- a CDS encoding YbaB/EbfC family nucleoid-associated protein: MLKGNLAGLMKQAQQMQENMKKMQEQLALIEVEGQSGAGLVKVTMTCRNEVRRVSIDPSLLADDKDMLEDLVAAAFNDAVRKAEATSQEKMSGMTSGLPLPPGFKLPF, translated from the coding sequence ATGTTGAAAGGCAACCTCGCCGGACTGATGAAGCAAGCGCAGCAAATGCAGGAAAACATGAAGAAGATGCAGGAGCAGCTTGCGCTGATCGAAGTCGAAGGACAGTCGGGCGCCGGCCTCGTCAAGGTGACGATGACGTGCCGCAACGAAGTGCGTCGCGTGTCGATCGACCCGAGCCTGCTCGCGGACGACAAGGACATGCTCGAGGATCTCGTCGCGGCTGCGTTCAACGACGCCGTGCGCAAGGCCGAAGCGACGTCGCAGGAAAAGATGAGCGGCATGACGTCCGGCCTGCCGCTGCCCCCGGGCTTCAAGCTGCCGTTCTGA
- a CDS encoding DNA polymerase III subunit gamma/tau, with the protein MTYQVLARKWRPKDFASLVGQEHVVRALTHALDGGRLHHAYLFTGTRGVGKTTLSRIFAKALNCETGVTSQPCGVCRACREIDEGRFVDYVEMDAASNRGVDEMAALLERAVYAPVDARFKVYMIDEVHMLTNHAFNAMLKTLEEPPPHVKFILATTDPQKIPVTVLSRCLQFNLKQMPAGHIVSHLERILGEEHITFEPQALRLLARAAQGSMRDALSLTDQAIAYSANEVTESAVSGMLGALDQTYMVRLLDALAAGSGPEILAIADEMSLRSLSFSTALQDLASLLHRIAWAQFAPGSVLDEWPEAGDLRRFAETLSPEQVQLFYQIATVGRAELGLAPDEYAGFTMTLLRMLAFEPAVATGSAPGGQPSVPRAVPGPRVAAASAAVAKPVSAAPVEAARPQATATAAPAAPVVRAAPAPAGGEADQPAEKPAAVPASPAQVDEPVVDTPQPRVAAVPQAEPASERPTPARNEPEPPAAVVQRSDTPAAPAEPVPRAASPEPAARPAARSGGAAAALDVLRNAGMRVSSDRGRAGAAAKPAAQPAAEKPVAPRPAAVQVPTPRAAARAPQAADARQAPPPWEDIPPDEYVPLSADEMFGGPPDDGFVPVFDSGPDDVRVTPKPAEARPSAPVDTRPLPPAIALDPVGFDGEWPALAARLPLKGVAYQLAFNSELTAVDATTLKLSVPVPQYADAAQVAKLKAALADALGKPVEVAVEIGPARRTAAALDAAARAARQREAEQEIHGDPFVQQLVRDFGARIVEGSVRPLADAAPDGPPPTLH; encoded by the coding sequence ATGACCTATCAAGTTCTCGCACGCAAGTGGCGTCCGAAGGATTTCGCTTCGCTCGTCGGCCAGGAGCACGTCGTCAGGGCGCTCACGCACGCGCTCGACGGCGGGCGTCTCCATCACGCCTATCTGTTTACCGGAACCCGCGGTGTCGGCAAGACGACGCTGTCGCGGATCTTCGCCAAGGCACTCAACTGTGAAACCGGCGTCACGTCGCAGCCGTGCGGCGTGTGTCGCGCCTGTCGCGAGATCGACGAAGGGCGTTTCGTCGATTACGTCGAGATGGATGCCGCGAGCAACCGCGGCGTCGATGAAATGGCCGCGCTGCTCGAGCGCGCCGTGTACGCGCCCGTCGATGCGCGCTTCAAGGTCTACATGATCGACGAAGTGCACATGCTGACGAATCACGCGTTCAACGCGATGCTGAAGACGCTCGAAGAGCCGCCGCCGCACGTCAAGTTCATCCTTGCGACGACCGATCCGCAGAAAATTCCCGTCACCGTGCTGTCGCGCTGTCTGCAGTTCAACCTGAAGCAGATGCCGGCCGGGCATATCGTGTCGCATCTCGAACGGATTCTCGGCGAAGAACACATCACGTTCGAGCCGCAGGCGCTGCGCCTGCTCGCGCGTGCCGCGCAGGGCAGCATGCGTGACGCGCTGTCCCTCACCGACCAGGCGATCGCCTATTCGGCAAACGAGGTGACCGAGTCGGCCGTGTCGGGCATGCTCGGCGCGCTCGACCAGACTTACATGGTGCGTCTGCTCGACGCGCTTGCCGCGGGCAGCGGCCCCGAAATCCTTGCGATTGCCGACGAGATGTCGCTGCGCAGCCTGTCGTTCTCGACCGCGCTTCAGGATCTCGCGAGCCTGCTGCACCGGATCGCGTGGGCGCAGTTCGCGCCGGGCTCGGTGCTTGACGAATGGCCCGAAGCGGGCGACCTGCGCCGCTTCGCGGAGACGCTGAGCCCCGAGCAGGTCCAGCTGTTCTATCAGATCGCGACGGTCGGCCGCGCGGAACTCGGCCTGGCGCCGGACGAATACGCCGGTTTCACGATGACGCTGCTGCGGATGCTCGCGTTCGAGCCGGCTGTGGCAACCGGCAGCGCGCCGGGCGGACAGCCGTCCGTGCCGCGTGCGGTGCCGGGGCCGCGCGTGGCGGCGGCGTCGGCTGCCGTGGCGAAGCCGGTATCCGCCGCACCTGTCGAGGCAGCGCGGCCGCAGGCTACGGCAACGGCCGCGCCAGCGGCGCCGGTTGTGCGTGCGGCGCCGGCACCGGCTGGCGGCGAAGCAGACCAGCCGGCTGAGAAGCCGGCTGCCGTCCCGGCATCCCCGGCCCAGGTTGATGAGCCGGTCGTCGATACGCCGCAGCCGCGCGTGGCCGCAGTACCGCAAGCGGAGCCGGCCAGCGAGAGGCCGACACCCGCCCGCAATGAACCCGAGCCGCCGGCTGCGGTTGTGCAGCGAAGCGACACGCCGGCTGCGCCGGCCGAACCGGTGCCGCGCGCTGCGTCGCCCGAGCCCGCCGCCCGTCCGGCAGCGCGTTCCGGGGGAGCCGCCGCCGCGCTGGACGTGCTGCGCAATGCGGGGATGCGCGTGTCGTCCGACCGCGGTCGTGCAGGCGCCGCCGCGAAACCGGCCGCCCAGCCGGCCGCCGAGAAGCCCGTCGCGCCGCGTCCCGCCGCCGTACAGGTACCGACGCCGCGCGCGGCGGCCCGTGCGCCGCAGGCAGCCGATGCACGTCAGGCCCCGCCGCCGTGGGAGGACATCCCGCCGGACGAATACGTGCCGCTCAGTGCCGACGAGATGTTTGGCGGCCCGCCCGACGACGGCTTCGTGCCGGTATTCGACAGCGGCCCCGACGATGTGCGCGTGACGCCGAAGCCGGCGGAAGCCCGCCCGTCCGCTCCGGTCGACACGCGTCCGCTGCCGCCCGCGATCGCGCTCGATCCGGTCGGCTTCGATGGCGAGTGGCCGGCGCTGGCCGCGCGGCTGCCGCTCAAGGGCGTCGCGTACCAGCTCGCGTTCAACAGCGAGCTGACGGCCGTCGATGCGACTACGTTGAAACTTTCAGTGCCGGTGCCGCAATATGCGGACGCTGCGCAGGTGGCGAAGCTGAAGGCCGCGCTGGCCGATGCGCTCGGCAAACCGGTCGAGGTGGCCGTCGAAATCGGGCCCGCCCGGCGTACGGCGGCGGCACTCGATGCGGCTGCGCGCGCAGCACGCCAGCGTGAGGCCGAGCAGGAGATTCACGGCGATCCGTTCGTCCAGCAGCTCGTGCGCGACTTCGGTGCGCGCATCGTCGAGGGTTCGGTGCGCCCGCTCGCCGACGCGGCGCCGGACGGCCCGCCGCCGACGCTGCATTGA
- the trxA gene encoding thioredoxin TrxA: protein MSEQIKHISDASFEQDVVKSDKPVLVDFWAEWCGPCKMIAPILDEVAKDYGDKLQIAKINVDDNQATPAKFGVRGIPTLILFKNGAAAAQKVGALSKSQLTAFLDSHL from the coding sequence ATGAGCGAACAGATCAAACACATCAGCGACGCATCGTTCGAACAGGACGTCGTCAAGTCCGACAAGCCCGTGCTCGTCGATTTCTGGGCCGAATGGTGCGGCCCGTGCAAGATGATCGCCCCGATCCTCGACGAAGTCGCGAAGGACTACGGCGACAAGCTGCAGATCGCGAAGATCAACGTCGACGACAACCAGGCAACGCCCGCCAAGTTCGGCGTGCGCGGCATCCCGACGCTGATCCTGTTCAAGAATGGCGCGGCCGCCGCGCAGAAGGTCGGCGCGCTGTCGAAGTCGCAGCTCACCGCATTCCTGGACAGCCACCTGTAA
- the rho gene encoding transcription termination factor Rho, producing the protein MHLSELKSLHVSELIEMANGLEIENANRLRKQELMFAILKKRAKTGETIFGDGTLEVLPDGFGFLRSPEMSYLASTDDIYISPSQIRRFNLHTGDTIEGEVRTPKDGERYFALVKVDKVNGQPPEASKHKIMFENLTPLHPNKPLSLEREMRGEENVTGRIIDMIAPIGKGQRGLLVASPKSGKTVMLQHIAHAIKQNHPDVILFVLLIDERPEEVTEMQRSVAGEVIASTFDEPATRHVQVAEMVIEKAKRLVEMKHDVVILLDSITRLARAYNTVIPASGKVLTGGVDANALQRPKRFFGAARNIEEGGSLTIIGTALIETGSRMDDVIYEEFKGTGNMEVHLERRLAEKRVYPSINLNKSGTRREEMLIKPEILQKIWVLRKFIHDMDEVEAMEFLLDKIRQTKSNSEFFDLMRRGG; encoded by the coding sequence ATGCATTTATCCGAGCTCAAGTCTCTGCACGTGTCCGAACTGATCGAAATGGCCAATGGCCTCGAGATCGAAAACGCGAACCGCCTGCGCAAGCAGGAGTTGATGTTTGCCATTCTTAAAAAGCGCGCCAAGACGGGAGAGACGATCTTCGGTGACGGTACGCTCGAAGTGCTGCCGGACGGTTTCGGCTTCCTGCGCTCACCGGAAATGTCGTACCTCGCGAGCACCGACGACATCTACATCAGCCCGTCGCAGATCCGCCGCTTCAACCTGCACACCGGCGACACCATCGAAGGTGAAGTCCGCACGCCGAAGGACGGCGAACGCTACTTCGCGCTGGTGAAGGTCGACAAAGTCAACGGGCAGCCGCCCGAGGCCTCGAAACACAAGATCATGTTCGAGAACCTCACGCCGCTGCACCCGAACAAGCCGCTCTCGCTCGAACGCGAAATGCGCGGCGAAGAGAACGTCACGGGCCGCATCATCGACATGATCGCGCCGATCGGCAAAGGCCAGCGCGGCCTGCTCGTCGCATCGCCGAAGTCGGGCAAGACCGTGATGCTCCAGCACATCGCGCACGCGATCAAGCAGAACCACCCGGACGTGATCCTGTTCGTGCTGCTGATCGACGAGCGCCCTGAAGAAGTGACCGAAATGCAGCGCTCGGTCGCGGGCGAAGTGATCGCCTCGACGTTCGACGAACCGGCCACGCGCCACGTCCAGGTCGCCGAAATGGTGATCGAGAAGGCCAAGCGCCTCGTCGAAATGAAGCACGACGTCGTGATCCTGCTCGACTCGATCACGCGTCTCGCACGCGCATACAACACCGTGATCCCGGCGTCGGGCAAGGTGCTGACGGGCGGTGTCGACGCGAACGCACTGCAGCGTCCGAAGCGCTTCTTCGGCGCGGCGCGCAATATCGAGGAAGGCGGCTCGCTGACGATCATCGGCACCGCACTGATCGAAACCGGCAGCCGCATGGACGACGTGATCTACGAAGAGTTCAAGGGCACCGGCAACATGGAAGTGCACCTCGAGCGCCGCCTCGCGGAAAAGCGCGTCTATCCGTCGATCAACCTGAACAAGTCGGGCACGCGCCGCGAAGAAATGCTGATCAAGCCCGAGATCCTCCAGAAGATCTGGGTGCTGCGCAAGTTCATCCACGACATGGACGAAGTCGAGGCAATGGAATTTCTGCTCGACAAGATCCGCCAGACGAAGAGCAACTCCGAGTTCTTCGACCTGATGCGCCGCGGCGGCTAA
- a CDS encoding MerR family transcriptional regulator: MPNDTSNPLLTVSDAASRLGVTPRTLKYYEERGLVTPSRSEGRYRLYDEADLERFARILRLRALGFSLHGITEMLKRPLEETADGRRRYSEASLRDIRTGLAEQIDTLDRRIAAVQRELKEAVALRKELQHDIDYVERRLAGENADALIAQRQAESGTRRARKARE; encoded by the coding sequence ATGCCGAACGACACCTCCAACCCGTTGCTGACCGTGAGCGATGCCGCGTCGCGACTCGGCGTCACGCCGCGCACGCTGAAGTATTACGAGGAGCGCGGACTCGTCACGCCGTCGCGCAGCGAGGGCCGCTACCGCCTCTACGACGAAGCCGACCTCGAGCGCTTCGCGCGCATCCTGCGGCTGCGCGCGCTCGGCTTCTCGCTGCACGGCATCACCGAAATGCTGAAGCGCCCGCTCGAAGAAACGGCCGACGGCCGGCGCCGCTACTCGGAAGCGTCGCTGCGCGATATCCGTACCGGCCTCGCCGAGCAGATCGATACGCTCGACCGGCGGATCGCGGCCGTCCAGCGCGAGCTGAAGGAAGCCGTCGCGCTGCGCAAGGAACTGCAGCACGACATCGACTACGTCGAGCGGCGTCTTGCCGGCGAAAACGCCGACGCGCTGATCGCGCAGCGGCAGGCCGAAAGCGGCACGCGGCGCGCGCGCAAGGCTCGCGAATGA
- a CDS encoding MFS transporter encodes MNAMPGRPPLWSRANLRADLFPWALALVTGIDYFDNAAFSFFASYIAGGINASPDELVWSSSAYAVTAVLGILQQQWWVDRLGHRRYVAGCMLMFSFGAIAAAIADTSLELAFARGFQGYFIGPMMGACRILIQISFKPQERPPATRAFLIMILLGSALAPIVGGLLVAHSTWRALFACTAPAGIAFAILALLTLPDSGRTPDDERGSGHFWPYVVFALAQGALQIVLQQVHYQLYSGSPMLILLTIAGIGALAWFAYHQWNHPTPLVRLHAFRERTFQVGLLLYMFYYYESTGFSYLTSRLLEGGLGYPVENAGRLVGTMSLISATALFAYLRYAKFVTHKKWFVVPGFAIAITAALWMTRMTPQVGEAALIVPLLLRGLLLLFIVLPVANLTFRIFAIDEYTHGYRLKNIVRQLTISFATSSVIIVEQHRVAVHQTRLVERANVFDPLFQQTADALTRSYAAAGHALSDAHGLAIASIARMVAQQASFLASLDGFYFLAGVALVGGLFAAWQKEID; translated from the coding sequence ATGAACGCGATGCCCGGTCGCCCGCCGCTATGGAGCCGCGCGAACCTGCGCGCGGACCTGTTCCCGTGGGCGCTCGCGCTCGTCACCGGCATCGACTATTTCGACAACGCGGCCTTCTCGTTCTTCGCGAGCTACATCGCGGGCGGCATCAACGCTTCGCCCGACGAACTCGTGTGGTCGTCGAGCGCTTACGCGGTCACAGCCGTACTCGGCATCCTGCAGCAGCAATGGTGGGTCGACCGGCTCGGCCATCGCCGCTACGTCGCCGGCTGCATGCTGATGTTCTCGTTCGGCGCGATCGCGGCCGCGATCGCCGACACGTCGCTCGAACTCGCGTTCGCGCGCGGTTTCCAGGGATATTTCATCGGCCCGATGATGGGCGCGTGCCGGATCCTGATCCAGATCAGTTTCAAGCCGCAGGAACGGCCGCCCGCGACGCGCGCGTTCCTCATCATGATCCTGCTCGGCAGCGCGCTCGCGCCGATCGTGGGTGGCCTGCTCGTCGCGCATTCGACATGGCGCGCACTGTTTGCATGCACGGCGCCGGCCGGCATCGCGTTCGCGATCCTCGCGCTGCTCACGCTGCCCGACTCGGGCCGGACGCCGGACGACGAACGCGGTTCCGGACACTTCTGGCCGTACGTCGTGTTCGCACTCGCACAAGGTGCGCTGCAGATCGTGCTGCAGCAGGTGCATTACCAGCTCTACAGCGGCTCGCCGATGCTGATCCTGCTGACGATCGCGGGGATCGGCGCGCTCGCGTGGTTCGCGTATCACCAGTGGAACCATCCGACGCCGCTCGTGCGCCTTCACGCGTTCCGCGAACGGACGTTCCAGGTCGGGCTGCTGCTCTACATGTTCTATTACTACGAGTCGACAGGCTTCAGTTACCTGACCTCGCGGCTTCTCGAAGGCGGGCTCGGCTATCCGGTCGAGAACGCCGGGCGGCTCGTCGGCACGATGTCGCTGATTTCGGCCACCGCGCTGTTCGCCTACCTGCGTTACGCGAAATTCGTCACGCACAAGAAGTGGTTCGTCGTGCCGGGGTTCGCGATCGCCATCACGGCCGCGCTGTGGATGACGCGAATGACGCCGCAGGTCGGCGAAGCCGCGCTGATCGTCCCGCTGCTGCTGCGCGGGCTGCTCCTGCTCTTCATCGTGCTGCCGGTGGCCAACCTGACGTTCCGGATCTTCGCGATCGACGAATATACGCACGGCTACCGGCTGAAGAACATCGTGCGGCAACTGACGATCTCGTTTGCGACGTCGTCGGTGATCATCGTCGAACAGCACCGCGTGGCCGTGCACCAGACGCGACTCGTCGAGCGTGCGAACGTGTTCGATCCGCTGTTCCAGCAGACCGCCGATGCGCTGACGCGCAGCTATGCGGCCGCCGGCCACGCGCTGAGCGACGCGCACGGGCTCGCGATCGCGTCGATCGCGCGCATGGTCGCGCAACAGGCGTCGTTTCTCGCGTCGCTCGACGGCTTTTACTTCCTGGCCGGCGTGGCGCTCGTCGGCGGCCTCTTCGCGGCATGGCAAAAAGAGATCGATTGA